One Bacteroidota bacterium genomic region harbors:
- a CDS encoding purine-nucleoside phosphorylase has protein sequence MPISVEELRRQLAETVTLLRARTALRPRVGIILGTGLGSLAEHIELELVVPYEQIPHFPLSTVESHTGRLLFGHLEGHPVVAMQGRFHYYEGYTMQQITYPVRVMKKLGAEMLFVSNAAGGMNPLFRRGDVMLIVDHINLLGDNPLIGPNDPELGPRFPDMSAPYDPELCRLAEEVALEAKIKLQQGVYVAVAGPNLETRAEYRFLRWIGADAVGMSTVPEVIVARHMDMRVLGLSVITDECFPEALRPLTHEEVVAAAQEAEPKLTEIFRRVLRRLASSDRP, from the coding sequence ATGCCGATTTCAGTAGAGGAGCTGCGCAGGCAGCTTGCGGAGACAGTGACGTTGCTACGGGCCCGCACGGCCCTGCGGCCCCGCGTGGGTATCATCCTAGGAACGGGCCTGGGGTCGCTGGCCGAGCATATCGAGCTGGAACTTGTTGTGCCCTACGAGCAGATTCCACATTTTCCCCTGTCGACGGTTGAAAGCCACACCGGACGGCTGCTTTTCGGGCATCTGGAGGGACATCCTGTGGTGGCCATGCAGGGGCGCTTCCATTACTACGAGGGCTACACGATGCAGCAAATCACATATCCGGTCCGGGTCATGAAAAAGCTCGGGGCCGAGATGCTCTTCGTCTCCAACGCAGCCGGCGGCATGAACCCACTTTTCCGTCGGGGGGACGTGATGCTGATCGTGGACCACATCAACCTGCTCGGGGATAACCCCCTGATCGGGCCCAACGATCCGGAGCTGGGGCCCCGCTTCCCGGACATGAGCGCCCCATACGATCCGGAGCTCTGCCGCCTCGCGGAGGAGGTGGCCCTGGAGGCCAAGATCAAGCTACAGCAGGGCGTCTACGTGGCCGTGGCCGGCCCGAACCTGGAGACGCGCGCCGAATACCGGTTTCTGCGGTGGATCGGCGCCGACGCGGTTGGGATGTCCACCGTGCCGGAGGTGATCGTGGCTCGGCACATGGACATGCGCGTGCTCGGTCTTTCCGTGATCACGGACGAATGCTTTCCGGAGGCCTTAAGGCCCCTTACGCACGAGGAGGTCGTCGCCGCGGCGCAGGAGGCGGAGCCCAAGCTTACGGAGATCTTCCGGCGCGTGCTGCGCAGGCTGGCCAGCTCGGATAGGCCCTGA